In a single window of the Scyliorhinus torazame isolate Kashiwa2021f chromosome 2, sScyTor2.1, whole genome shotgun sequence genome:
- the LOC140394240 gene encoding tripartite motif-containing protein 3-like, with protein sequence MNPHLVEQLLTCSVCLERYTRPKLLPCQHTFCQEPCLSGLVDQNAREVKCPECRRVHAIPREGVAGFPSNRTILGFLDISMGQISGQTNIGTLTCGLCGLEKELGTCHHCQNQLCNSCHRIHMERVRWDLRSLVSQMRRFIPKLSDALRSLEQRSASVRENGESVRAKIRHSTERHMAELKEREQALLLEVESMIWSSGRTLRSKQEDLELGLATLSSHCDCVDSSLAKNSSLPSTKLWQLHQQSKELIDQVRQLEKPQQERPQILTFVPSTAIYHNGINFGTVIWVTKDFTPSPIISSPLPSGQVVQRSYPSITSTPNSTDMYPPLPLTNSSSLLLKAPTNILTSRPQLGQRPNTLCPTDTPTLVIEPQDICNNLVGFRLTGRSLLLHYQEKGCMKRKIGSKGSDMGHFTWPRGVAATLEGELVVADSSNHRVQVFDRRGRFLRSFGSYGSAVGEFDCLAGVAVSNQGWIVTADRYNHRLQLFHSSGRFVRDFGREGSGDGQLSYPWGVAVDQLGLIYVCDKDNHRMQLFTPGGQFVRKFGCRGAGDGQLDQPHYVAVGPLNRVVVSDSGNHRIQIFDTSGRFLGKFGCEGTALGQFKYPRGVALDHEGNILVGDSGNNRVQLFRPDGTFLQAFGSWGTGNGQVKGLEGVAFCEGDIIVSDRENHRIQTF encoded by the exons ATGAACCCTCATCTGGTGGAGCAGCTGCTGACCTGCTCAGTTTGCCTCGAGCGTTACACCAGGCCCAAGCTCCTGCCTTGCCAGCACACCTTCTGCCAAGAACCCTGCTTGAGCGGCCTAGTGGACCAAAATGCCCGGGAGGTGAAATGCCCTGAGTGCCGGAGGGTCCATGCCATCCCCAGGGAAGGCGTAGCCGGGTTCCCAAGCAACAGAACCATTCTCGGCTTTCTGGACATCTCCATGGGGCAAATTAGTGGTCAAACGAATATCGGGACACTGACCTGTGGTTTGTGCGGCCTGGAGAAAGAGCTTGGCACGTGTCACCACTGCCAGAATCAACTTTGTAATTCCTGCCACCGCATACACATGGAGCGAGTGCGGTGGGACCTCAGGAGCTTGGTATCCCAGATGAGAAGGTTCATCCCTAAACTCTCTGACGCCCTCCGGTCTCTCGAGCAGAGGTCGGCGTCCGTCCGGGAGAACGGAGAATCGGTACGAGCCAAGATTCGCCACAGTACCGAACGGCACATGGCCGAGTTAAAGGAGCGGGAACAGGCATTACTTCTGGAGGTGGAGAGCATGATATGGAGCTCGGGTAGGACTCTCCGCAGCAAGCAGGAGGACCTTGAGCTTGGGTTGGCCACTCTGTCCAGCCACTGTGACTGCGTCGATAGCAGCTTGGCCAAAAACAGTAGCCTTCCGAGCACCAAACTCTGGCAGCTGCACCAACAGTCCAAAGAGCTGATTGATCAGGTGAGGCAGTTGGAGAAGCCCCAACAGGAGCGGCCGCAAATTCTGACGTTTGTGCCCAGCACTGCTATCTACCATAATGGCATTAACTTTGGAACTGTAATCTGGGTTACAAAAGACTTCACACCATCGCCAATCATCTCTTCCCCTTTGCCTAGTGGTCAGGTGGTTCAGAGGTCATACCCAAGCATCACCTCAACACCAAACAGTACTGACATGTACCCCCCACTGCCTCTTACCAACTCATCTAGCCTCCTCCTCAAGGCACCAACTAACATTTTAACCTCAAGGCCACAGTTAGGACAAAGGCCTAACACTCTTTGCCCCACAGACACCCCAACTCTGGTGATTGAACCTCAGGATATTTGTAATAATCTAGTGGGCTTCAGATTGACTGGCCGCAGCCTCCTGCTCCATTATCAAGAGAAGGGCTGCATGAAACGCAAGATAGGATCGAAGGGGAGTGACATGGGACATTTCACCTGGCCCCGAGGGGTGGCTGCAACCCTGGAAGGTGAGCTGGTGGTGGcagacagcagtaaccacagagttCAG GTATTTGACAGGAGAGGCCGCTTCCTCCGAAGTTTTGGGTCGTACGGTAGCGCCGTGGGGGAGTTTGATTGCCTGGCTGGTGTGGCTGTCAGTAACCAGGGCTGGATTGTAACCGCTGACCGTTACAACCACCGGCTGCAGCTCTTCCACAGCTCTGGCCGCTTTGTCCGGGACTTTGGCCGTGAAGGTTCTGGAGATGGGCAGTTGAGCTACCCCTGGGGAGTGGCAGTCGATCAACTGGGCCTTATCTACGTCTGCGACAAGGACAACCACCGGATGCAGCTCTTCACCCCAGGTGGCCAATTTGTCCGTAAGTTTGGTTGTCGTGGCGCGGGTGACGGTCAACTGGACCAGCCCCACTATGTGGCGGTCGGCCCACTGAACAGGGTGGTGGTCAGCGACAGTGGCAACCACCGCATCCAGATCTTCGACACGTCCGGCAGATTCCTTGGCAAGTTTGGCTGTGAGGGCACGGCCCTGGGACAGTTCAAGTACCCCCGCGGTGTGGCGCTGGACCACGAGGGGAACATCCTGGTGGGAGACAGCGGTAACAACCGGGTCCAGCTCTTCCGGCCCGATGGAACATTCCTGCAGGCATTTGGGAGCTGGGGGACTGGGAATGGGCAGGTCAAAGGTCTTGAGGGTGTAGCTTTCTGTGAAGGGGACATCATCGTCAGTGACCGCGAGAATCACAGGATCCAGACATTTTAG